One window of the Salvia splendens isolate huo1 chromosome 1, SspV2, whole genome shotgun sequence genome contains the following:
- the LOC121796540 gene encoding ER membrane protein complex subunit 4-like has translation MDKGKSVMGSGRRWAVGFTDNSASSSSRDIPDPPGFTRASQDQDDSAVSKQKKVAEANWKAQKAWEVAQAPFKNLMMMGFMMWMAGSTVHLFSIGITFSALLQPVNALRGVGKMFEPYKDHKVDLLAPKLVFIALNVAALGLGVWKLNTLGLLPTHLSDWVSSLPPPQEVEYSGGGIPL, from the exons ATGGACAAGGGGAAATCAGTGATGGGTTCGGGCCGACGATGGGCAGTCGGATTCACGGACAATTCGGCGTCCTCGTCGTCACGTGATATTCCGGATCCACCGGGCTTCACTAGGGCCTCCCAAGATCAG GATGATTCAGCTGTGAGCAAGCAGAAGAAGGTCGCTGAGGCAAATTGGAAAGCTCAG AAAGCATGGGAGGTCGCACAAGCACCCTTTAAGAATTTGATGATGATGGGATTCATGATGTGGATGGCCGGAAGCACGGTTCATCTATTCAGCATTGGCATAACATTTTCGGCTCTTCTACAGCCAGTCAATGCACTTCGTGGGGTTGGGAAAA TGTTTGAGCCATATAAGGACCACAAAGTTGACCTTCTAGCACCTAAGCTAGTATTCATCGCCCTTAATGTGGCAGCGTTAGGGCTGGGCGTCTGGAAG CTTAACACACTCGGTCTTCTTCCAACTCATTTATCGGATTGGGTTTCATCCCTACCCCCACCACAG GAGGTTGAGTATTCTGGCGGAGGT